A genomic segment from Aspergillus puulaauensis MK2 DNA, chromosome 1, nearly complete sequence encodes:
- a CDS encoding uncharacterized protein (COG:S;~EggNog:ENOG410Q1Z1;~SECRETED:SignalP(1-18);~TransMembrane:1 (n4-12c18/19o243-269i)): MRPLQPLLVALLSSLAVSEDIDSIDSPAVPVTKPYTLNLSCAQCAFTYGDCINSVQLPSFLSITFHTQNDTLLANDNIIFPTPFPMEFNAKRTTDSNIEDTVPVAYALDVQPLPHQPDAELNDLYRLVLNLFDLQGRTATESPVSLGLVRDADGNLKIISVEQGRPHRRFHHHHHQNENGGNWWSLKSWKSAYARYLHRMSKSKHCRDGPVRVNNGVELDCHRRQRVSDWAGDRHYMRHLRPVLVPALMGMVAGIIACIAGFLVGKVMVATYYCFRERRAAGAGRRQQIWIEADEAVPDEKERLMEVYGVDEQDD; the protein is encoded by the exons ATGCGTCCCCTGCAACCACTGCTTGTCGCTCTATTGAGCAGCCTCGCTGTCTCTGAGGATATCGACTCCATCGACTCACCTGCTGTGCCAGTCACCAAGCCCTACACCCTCAACCTCTCCTGCGCACAGTGTGCCTTTACATACGGCGACTGCATCAACAGCGTCCAGCTGCCTTCATTCCTG TCCATCACATTCCACACGCAAAATgacaccctcctcgccaacgACAACATCATCTTCCCCACCCCATTCCCCATGGAATTCAACGCCAAACGCACCACCGACAGCAACATCGAAGACACCGTGCCCGTAGCATACGCCCTCGACGTCCAGCCCCTCCCCCACCAGCCCGACGCCGAACTCAACGACCTCTACCGCCTCGTActcaacctcttcgaccTGCAAGGCCGCACCGCAACAGAGAGCCCCGTCTCGCTAGGCCTGGTGCGCGATGCCGACGGGAATCTCAAAATCATCTCCGTCGAGCAGGGCCGTCCGCACCGGCGGttccatcaccaccaccaccagaacgAGAACGGCGGGAACTGGTGGAGCCTGAAGTCGTGGAAGTCGGCGTACGCCAGGTATCTGCACAGAATGTCCAAGTCAAAACACTGCAGGGACGGCCCGGTGCGTGTCAACAACGGTGTCGAATTGGACTGtcatcgccgccagcgcGTCTCGGACTGGGCCGGTGATAGGCACTATATGAGACATCTGCGACCGGTTCTTGTCCCGGCTCTGATGGGCATGGTTGCTGGGATTATTGCGTGCATTGCGGGCTTCCTTGTGGGCAAGGTCATGGTTGCGACGTACTACTGTTTCCGCGAACGGAGGGCTGCAGGCGCTGGACGTCGACAGCAGATCTGGATTGAGGCGGATGAGGCTGTGcctgatgagaaggagaggctgaTGGAGGTTTATGGGGTGGATGAGCAGGACGATTGA
- a CDS encoding uncharacterized protein (COG:S;~EggNog:ENOG410PJK8;~InterPro:IPR000845,IPR011990,IPR035994,IPR027417, IPR019734,IPR013026;~PFAM:PF01048;~go_function: GO:0003824 - catalytic activity [Evidence IEA];~go_function: GO:0005515 - protein binding [Evidence IEA];~go_process: GO:0009116 - nucleoside metabolic process [Evidence IEA]) — protein MASFRHADYTVAWICALPLEMAAAKLMLDKVHPSLSQPLTDHNVYTLGSVGSHHVVLACLPSGIYGITSAAIVLDQMLLTFPAVRFGLMVGIGGGVPNTRTDVRLGDVVVSTPTSTSTSGGVIQYDYGKTLDDGSFQHTGSLNKPPRYLLTAISQIRSEDMVKSNPVEKTISDILQKDDKIRGQFSRPDDDWLFKPNYHHRKSDDTDCLACDKTQLEHRGPRDLKPFIHYGLIAYGNQVMKDPGRRDAIAQDMDILCFEMEAADLMDQLPCLVIRGICDYCDSHKNKQWQGYAALTAAAYAKALLDFLPAENNNANNFGKERAHWIAPSLGNIERIKGVLQPSVHGLDMYQNIRKRRVSGTGDWVCNELLFRAWIEKDDNPLLWVSDSPGCGKSFIAQNVVAHLEEQFSDHTSVGYFFFRHNDPETRKFQCALRNIAFQVYQSDSSYRDYVDGHCHSPDDIKSIQAAWRVLFMNYFVNAGKSPTRRVMIVLDGVDEALEEDCREFLRLAAELVHGPIKSPIKLVLLGRPEIYDDLVEALEQSIPTIHVNANKNIADITTYVRKSTRKSRSISRVSRAQRETIEEFLIDKAEGMFLWVDLMLAELNGKTRASSMLESLRKAPKGLDAILKHVLEAFSSRLTEEEATDLNIILAWVACAERPLTLNNLDEILRIELGTDDSKLGLEDALRTQYASLFVLNREDGLTTADLSDASIRGFTQLQNDDSIEDSDSSSELGQEFNSNKERTTVVFCHASIRDFLRNPRHGKVSAEDCSTPVGVDIVHASVDALNICLLKIAASEGPTTSSVRDYALGEWVNQLRHVCEHLDNIDRKQKHKTIVLFCQIFRSANLEMFRTDASILPVVEFIDRETTDLIVSLFADEKCVDSIEDTDMREWIRACVQEPAQLFVPLAREVASRWLTGSWAPTFCMSVVWEVLLVLNGENPRDIATGPVSADTVITVARWAQLEENAHWHDRVAGCLGQLGHVDEAIEHLNGALKLEATWDIKKNLAVAYAMQGRLEDAIPLFSECEVHYTQQLVQDSDDDKMSGLKNNEARPLSSIRYYLGVLHVELGDYPNALHWFMECIELRDSFYLCEAVAGAIRVLIAMQFLQYERIMELARKIDREPGACDENGLVRVFEDNFGRWGHRHRWDSCQLPLIFAVSAKRCNELQWLEGKYQSAITGRNMQDVEVLCLKESLAHLYDRFLGDEDKAIRIWKSIIAQHRVPESFQYAIFCRARNRAVAAYARRLLANGLREIGDSQALIVQELEKLCDKEIESWSTDNALVDGQPGIYMGAWHRLHGREQEARNYFKPYVIQALARCNDPRDEYATNTQRILGHLFAMTGDDEYAITLLQIIHSPLDIRAGTPSQAEERMASPWPFVGESHVWYCHICLRSWGNFVNCNICRLCSADICEGCLEGLQAGDAEGHACDSSHEWLFIPPPPGVPGTYQLRRDGQVLSVEGYTAAIERSWM, from the exons ATGGCCTCGTTCCGGCATGCCGACTACACAGTCGCATGGATCTGCGCCTTGCCACTAGAGATGGCAGCTGCAAAACTCATGCTGGACAAAGTACATCCTTCATTATCCCAGCCTCTCACCGACCACAACGTCTATACACTGGGGAGTGTTGGCAGTCACCATGTTGTCCTGGCCTGTCTTCCATCGGGAATCTATGGGATTACATCCGCGGCGATTGTGCTTGACCAAATGCTGTTGACGTTCCCTGCTGTCCGCTTCGGTCTCATGGTGGgcattggtggtggtgtaCCCAATACAAGGACTGATGTCCGCCTTGGAGATGTAGTCGTTAGTACGCCAACTTCTACTTCGACCTCTGGGGGCGTCATCCAGTATGACTATGGAAAGACTCTCGATGATGGATCTTTTCAGCACACTGGGTCGCTGAACAAGCCTCCCCGGTATTTGTTGACGGCGATATCCCAAATTCGGAGTGAGGATATGGTCAAAAGCAATCCGGTTGAGAAAACAATATCGGATATACTGCAGAAAGACGACAAAATTCGAGGTCAATTTTCACGGCCGGATGATGACTGGCTGTTTAAGCCCAATTATCATCATCGGAAAAGTGACGATACCGACTGTTTAGCATGCGACAAGACGCAATTGGAACACCGGGGGCCACGCGACCTCAAGCCATTTATCCATTACGGGCTGATTGCTTATGGAAATCAGGTAATGAAAGACCCTGGGAGAAGAGACGCTATAGCACAGGACATGGACATTCTGTGTTTCGAAATGGAAGCCGCTGACCTGATGGATCAGTTGCCATGTCTTGTTATTCGGGGGATCTGTGACTACTGCGACTCGCATAAGAATAAACAATGGCAGGGATATGCAGCCCTTACTGCAGCGGCCTACGCAAAAGCTCTCCTCGACTTCCTGCCTGCGGAAAACAACAATGCGAATAATTTTGGGAAGGAACGAGCCCACTGGATAGCACCATCGCTAGGAAACATCGAGCGCATCAAAGGAGTTCTGCAACCCTCCGTCCACGGACTCGACATGTATCAGAACATTAGAAAGCGGCGGGTTTCGGGCACTGGAGACTGGGTCTGCAACGAGTTGCTATTCCGGGCCTGGATTGAAAAGGATGATAACCCGTTATTGTGGGTGTCCGATAGTCCAGGATGTGGCAAGAGCTTTATCGCGCAGAACGTCGTCGCTCACCTTGAGGAGCAGTTTTCTGATCATACTTCGGTCGgatatttctttttcagACATAATGATCCCGAGACCAGGAAGTTTCAGTGTGCGTTGAGAAACATTGCGTTTCAGGTCTATCAGAGCGACTCTTCATACAGGGATTATGTGGATGGCCACTGCCATTCGCCCGACGACATAAAATCCATCCAGGCGGCATGGAGGGTTCTATTCATGAATTATTTTGTCAATGCAGGAAAAAGTCCGACTAGGAGAGTGATGATTGTCCTCGATGGTGTGGATGAAGCGCTTGAAGAGGACTGTCGAGAGTTTCTAAGGCTGGCGGCAGAGCTCGTACACG GTCCTATAAAGTCTCCCATCAAACTTGTTCTTCTAGGGAGACCAGAAATATACGACGACCTGGTGGAAGCGTTAGAACAATCCATTCCAACCATCCATGTCAACGCCAACAAGAACATCGCGGATATCACAACCTATGTCCGTAAGAGCACCCGCAAGTCCCGGTCCATCAGCCGTGTATCGAGGGCACAGCGCGAGACAATCGAAGAATTCCTGATCGATAAGGCGGAGGGCATGTTCCTTTGGGTCGACCTGATGCTAGCCGAGCTTAACGGGAAAACCAGAGCTAGCAGCATGCTTGAAAGCCTTCGAAAAGCCCCGAAAGGCCTCGATGCGATACTGAAACACGTCCTGGAGGCATTTAGCAGCAGACtgaccgaggaggaggcaaCCGACCTCAATATCATTCTGGCCTGGGTGGCATGTGCAGAAAGACCGCTGACATTGAATAACCTAGACGAGATACTTCGAATCGAATTGGGAACTGATGATAGTAAACTAGGCTTGGAGGACGCTTTACGTACACAGTATGCGTCGCTTTTCGTGCTCAATCGTGAGGACGGCTTGACGACAGCAGATTTGTCCGATGCGTCAATAAGAGGGTTTACACAGCTTCAAAATGACGACTCGATTGAAGACAGTGACTCTTCCAGCGAGTTGGGACAGGAATTCAATTCCAACAAGGAACGAACCACAGTGGTCTTCTGCCACGCGTCAATTCGCGACTTCCTGCGGAACCCTCGCCACGGAAAGGTATCAGCAGAGGATTGCTCAACAcctgttggtgttgatatcgTGCACGCGAGTGTGGATGCCTTGAATATATGTTTATTGAAAATAGCTGCATCTGAAGGTCCTACCACGTCGAGTGTGCGTGACTACGCACTTGGCGAGTGGGTGAACCAATTAAGGCATGTTTGCGAACACTTGGACAATATTGATCGAAAGCAGAAACACAAAACGATTGTTCTATTTTGCCAAATCTTCAGGAGCGCGAATCTGGAAATGTTTCGCACAGACGCCTCAATACTCCCAGTTGTCGAGTTTATCGATCGTGAGACTACAGATTTGATTGTCTCTCTTTTCGCCGATGAGAAGTGTGTCGATAGCATTGAGGACACTGATATGAGGGAATGGATTCGAGCCTGTGTTCAAGAGCCTGCTCAGCTATTCGTGCCATTAGCTCGTGAAGTGGCTAGCAGATGGCTCACAGGCTCTTGGGCTCCAACTTTCTGCATGTCTGTGGTTTGGGAGGTCCTCCTTGTACTTAATGGAGAGAACCCACGCGACATTGCAACAGGCCCCGTGTCTGCCGATACCGTCATAACTGTTGCTAGGTGGGCGCAGCTTGAGGAAAATGCGCACTGGCATGATCGTGTCGCGGGCTGTCTTGGACAACTGGGACATGtcgacgaggccatcgagCACCTGAATGGCGCGCTGAAACTGGAGGCAACATGGGATATCAAAAAGAATCTTGCCGTGGCCTATGCGATGCAGGGTCGATTGGAAGATGCCATCCCGCTGTTCAGCGAGTGCGAGGTGCATTACACACAACAGCTGGTGCAGGATAGCGATGACGACAAAATGTCTGGCCTTAAGAACAATGAGGCTAGACCCCTCTCTTCGATCCGGTATTACCTGGGTGTACTTCATGTTGAACTGGGAGATTACCCTAATGCCCTTCACTGGTTCATGGAATGCATCGAGCTTCGTGATTCATTTTACCTCTGCGAGGCTGTGGCTGGGGCTATTCGTGTTCTCATTGCAATGCAATTCTTGCAATACGAAAGAATCATGGAGCTAGCCAGGAAAATAGACAGGGAACCCGGGGCTTGCGATGAGAACGGGTTAGTTAGAGTTTTCGAGGACAACTTTGGTCGTTGGGGCCATCGTCACCGTTGGGATAGCTGCCAGCTTCCTTTGATATTTGCTGTGTCCGCAAAACGCTGTAACGAACTGCAGTGGCTGGAGGGCAAGTACCAGAGTGCTATCACCGGAAGAAATATGCAGGATGTTGAGGTTTTATGCCTGAAGGAGTCCCTAGCTCACTTGTATGACAGATTCCTGGGTGACGAAGATAAAGCCATTCGGATCTGGAAGAGTATCATAGCCCAACATAGAGTGCCCGAGTCTTTCCAGTATGCAATTTTCTGCAGAGCAAGGAAtcgtgctgttgctgcttaCGCGCGCCGACTCTTAGCTAATGGTCTCAGAGAAATCGGAGATTCCCAAGCTCTCATTGTCCAGGAGCTAGAGAAGCTTTGCGACAAGGAAATTGAATCCTGGTCGACGGATAACGCTCTGGTCGATGGCCAGCCAGGCATTTACATGGGCGCATGGCATCGGCTTCACGGGCGCGAACAAGAGGCCAGGAATTACTTTAAACCATATGTAATCCAGGCTTTAGCTAGGTGCAATGACCCAAGGGATGAATATGCTACGAATACACAGCGTATCCTTGGACACCTTTTCGCTATgactggcgatgatgaatatGCCATAACGcttctccagatcatccATAGCCCTCTCGACATCCGTGCTGGCACTCCCTCTCAGGCAGAGGAACGCATGGCGTCACCCTGGCCGTTTGTCGGCGAAAGCCACGTTTGGTATTGTCATATCTGCCTTCGATCATGGGGGAACTTTGTGAATTGCAACATCTGTCGCCTGTGCAGTGCAGATATTTGCGAAGGATGTCTCGAAGGTCTTCAAGCTGGGGATGCAGAAGGCCATGCCTGTGATAGCAGCCATGAATGGCTATTTATTCCACCGCCGCCGGGTGTGCCTGGTACATATCAACTTCGTCGGGATGGCCAGGTGCTGTCAGTTGAAGGATATACGGCCGCTATCGAGAGATCCTGGATGTGA
- a CDS encoding uncharacterized protein (COG:Q;~EggNog:ENOG410PKJ5;~InterPro:IPR002347,IPR036291,IPR020904;~PFAM:PF00106,PF13561,PF08659;~go_function: GO:0016491 - oxidoreductase activity [Evidence IEA];~go_process: GO:0055114 - oxidation-reduction process [Evidence IEA]) produces MAQAQVQQAQVQRTAIVTGSVRGIWKAIALRLVQDGYSVCINDIPSSQDAIDATVNELSTAIRQPAQPADPEGIAPSRVIGVAADVTSSTQVERLVKDAVEKLGPLTLMVANAGIAQVKPLLAVTEEDIDTVLSVNVKGVFNCYTQAARQMIAQGDPGEAAGVGAYKILGAASIVSHKPFPTLGVYSASKWAVRGLTQAMAMEMAPHRITVNAYAPGIVDTAMWEQIDDGLGALEGRGKGESLKLYSDRFIALGRTSRPEDVAGLVGFLAGPDSDYVTGQTMVVDGGVIFT; encoded by the exons ATGGCCCAGGCTCAGGTTCAGCAGGCTCAGGTTCAGCGCACTGCAATCGTCACCGGCTCAGTACGGGGCAT TTGGAAAGCAATTGCCCTCCGGCTCGTGCAAGACGGCTATTCGGTGTGCATAAAtgacatccccagcagccaggatGCGATCGACGCGACAGTGAATGAACTCAGCACTGCCATCCGTCAGCCAGCGCAGCCAGCGGATCCAGAGGGAATCGCACCCTCTCGCGTGATTGGGGTCGCTGCAGATGTCACGTCCTCCACCCAAGTCGAGAGGCTCGTAAAGGACGCAGTGGAGAAACTGGGGCCCCTAACGCTCATGGTAGCCAATGCCGGGATCGCGCAGGTGAAGCCGCTGCTGGCCGTGaccgaggaggacattgacACCGTCCTGTCGGTGAATGTCAAGGGCGTGTTTAACTGCTACACGCAAGCAGCGCGCCAGATGATCGCACAGGGCGACCCGGGTGAAGCAGCTGGGGTGGGCGCGTACAAGATCCTGGGGGCGGCGTCGATCGTGTCGCACAAGCCTTTCCCAACGCTGGGCGTTTACTCGGCCAGCAAGTGGGCGGTGCGAGGGCTGACCcaggcgatggcgatggagatggcaCCGCATCGAATCACGGTGAATGCGTACGCGCCCGGCATTGTGGACACGGCGATGTGGGAGCAGATTGACGACGGGCTGGGGGCGCTGGAGGGCCGTGGAAAAGGGGAGAGCCTCAAGCTGTACTCGGACCGCTTCATCGCGCTGGGGCGCACGAGCAGGCCAGAGGACGTGGCGGGTCTGGTTGGGTTCCTGGCTGGACCAGACTCGGACTATGTGACGGGGCAGACGATGGTGGTAGACGGGGGGGTCATCTTCACGTAG